Below is a genomic region from Camelus dromedarius isolate mCamDro1 chromosome 25, mCamDro1.pat, whole genome shotgun sequence.
GTTTCGGACGACGTAATGACTAGCCCCGCCCTTtatcccctcccctcagctctcTGCTAAGCCCCGCCCACCGGCTTTTGCCCTGGGCCAATTACCGCGCCTCATCCGGGTTCCTGGGACTGGGAAATTGGGTTCGTAACCAGGCAACTACTGGTCCACAGGTTTCGCCAAGGATTTTCAGTTCAGGTATTCGCGGCTTTTCTCTCAAAGGTTGCCGGCCGCGGAGGCCAAGGGCTCGCCTCCCGCCCCGTTGCCATAACAGCAGCACACAGCGCCTCCTTCTCCCTTGCCCCTCTACCAAACAATCCTTCCCTCTGGGGCCAGGACCTCTCCAGAACAGCTTCTAGTTGAGCAGAACCAGGGTCTCCACCCCTTTGCAGGGTCTGCTCCTTTGCAAAGGAGGATTAATTGAGTGGGAGAGTTGGAGGCTGGGCGTCAGTCTGGTGTCCCACAAGGGACAAGGAAATGGTGCTGCGCGGGGTGGGAGAGGTAGAAGACAGGAGTGGAACAGTGGTTAGGgatgagaggggaggggacagatcGGTAGGCGAGATTGGAGAAGAACGTGGCTTAAGGCAGAAGTGGGAAGGACTAGGGAGAGGGGAGTCCAGGAAGCTGGAGACCGAGTTACTGGAAGAGTGGGAGCCACTGAGAAGGGCAGGAAAGGTCTTGGGGGTCTGGGAAAGGGGTCCTTGGTGGGAAGTGGGAAGTGGAGGTTGAGAGTCAAAATGGGATGTTCATACGGCTGAGGAAAGAAACATAGCTGGGAGGAGGTCATGGGTGATAGGGTGATGGGAGGGGTACCCATcaatggaggtgagggagtggagGCTTGGCGGACGCTGAGGAGACCTTCTTTCTCAGGACGAGGACCTAGCTtgatctgactccagaaccttCAGCAGGGAAGAAAAATGTCAGATGAAGATCTGGAAGACTTTGAGCCAGACCTGGATGATCTGGAAAGGGAAGACGatgagaaggagacagaggagtgGGAGGActacaggaaggagggagaagacttcttggaggaagtgaGAACAGGGACATGGAGTGGTCCCGGGGTTAAAGGATGGGGTTAGGCTGGAAAGGGATATCTGAGTCTGTCCACTTCCTCCTGCAGTGGATGCCCACCCCCCTCACAGAGGACATGATGAAAGACGCACTATCTTTGCTCTGCAAGACGGGTAATGGGCTGGCTCACGCATATGTCAAGCTGGAGGTTAAAGAGAGGTGCGTTTATGGGGGACCAGAAGAGGTCTGAGGTTGTAGGGCCCAATTTCCTTTCTCACCCTCCATCCTGGGTGTTTTGGCCGAGTTTGGACCTCTGCCATCCTGGgccagtgaggagggagggatagaATCTACTTGTCAGGAGTCTGTGACTCCCTGCGTCAGGGCTGGCCTGGGGAAGTGGAGGCTGTGAGGGTATGCGGGGGGACTCCTGTTGGACGCCCTTGCTTGTCCTTCAGAGTGTCAGTTCTCCACCCTTCACAGACACGGTCCCTGCCCACTATTAAGAACCactttctttccccctccctaCCCCTCCCATCTGTCACCCACTATAAGCCATCTTCTTGCTGCCCATGCTGGATTCTTTACCCTAACCCTGGCCTCTGCCGTCTCCTAGGGATCTGACAGACATCTACTTGCTGCGTTCCTACATCCATCTGCGCTACGTGGATGTTTCTGAAAACCACTTGACAGACTTGTCCCCACTCAATTACCTCACCCACCTACTCTGGCTCAAGGCTGATGGCAACCTGTTGCACACCGCCCGGCTGAATGAACTGCCCTACCTGCAGATTGCCAGTTTTGCCTATAACAAGATCACTGACACTGAGGGCATCTCCCATCCTCGTCTGGCCAGCCTGGATCTCAAAGGTGAGGCCTTAGGATGGACCTCACAAGATTCCTTCCTAGCCTGGGGCCAACAGAATTGGGCAGCGTGGTCCCTGACTGTGCCACACAGCAatctgcattcattcattcattcatcactcCTTCAGACCCTGGTCATGGACTGTTCCATGTGCTAGAGAGatggcagtgaacaaaacaaagaaaatccccATTCTCATGTAGCTTACGTTCTAGTTGGGGGGTACAGACAATTATCAGTGATCACAATAAGTAAATGTATAAAGCATGTTAAAAGGAGATAGGTGCTATGGAAAAATAGATCACAGTGAAAGGAATGGGGGTGATTTCAAACAGGTTGGTTAGGATAAGTGTCATTGGGAAgttgacatttgagcaaagacttggagGAGGAGAGTGAGCGAGCCATGTGGATTGCTGGGCACCCTCATTCTCTCCTCAAAGCCTTAGGTGGACACGTCCATCAGGCCCCTGGACCACCAGACCACTTGCCCCGGAGCCCAGGAGGTGTGAAGTCTGGAGCTGTCCCTCTGCACACCCACCTGGTGTTAGAGAAGATGATGCAGAGGCTCCCCAAATTCCTGCTCTACTGCTGAACAGCCAGAGCTGCCCTTTGAACTCTTGACATTCTCCTTCTCTCAGGGAACCACATCCGTGTGGTGACAGGTCTGGACCCCCAAAAGCTGATCAGCCTGCACACACTGGAGCTTCGGGGGAACCAGCTGGACAGCACCCTGGGAATCAACCTTCCTAAGCTGAAGAACCTCTTCCTGGTAGCTCACTGGGTCAGAGTGGGGCTGGTACTGGGAAGGGGGTGCCTGTCCTGGGGGCCAGGATGCCTGACTTCTACTTGATTCACCTACTAACTTCATCATCATTTACTGAGCCCTTACTGGGTGCCAGATGCTGTAGGGATGCAAAGTCAAAACAGACAAGGTGCCTACCACTGAGCGGGGCTGACAACACACACTGTGTAGATAATACAGAGACAGTTTACTCTGATCCAGGCAGTAGCATAATGTGTACGACTGAGGTACAGACATCAGGCTAAGGAGGCCACTTCTGTGTCTAGTCTTTTAGACTCTTGAGCTTCTTCATTCCAGGATGGTGCTGAAGCCGTTGCTCCTCAGTGGAGCAGTGAGGACACTTGGGCGGGGGGATGGGTTGAAGCATCTCTGTAATCAGAGGCGGCTATGGTGGGATGGGCAACAGGGGTTTATGGCTGACCTTCCTCTGGGCCGGCAGCTTCTCCTGAATTCTATATTCCCTGCACTGATCTCTGcccacctccactcccctcctgcaccctccctctccacctcgtAGATTTGCTCTTTTGCTGCATctctttctgatttctcttcctccccgctccctctcccctctcccaatcCATCTGCTATACCCTGGGGCTAGGCTCAGAACATGCTGAAGAAGGTGGAAGGCTTGGAGAACCTAAGCAATCTCACTACCTTGCATCTTCGAGACAACCAGATTGAAACTCTGAGTGGCTTTTCCAAGGAAATGAAGTCACTGCAGTATCTCAACCTAAGGTATGCACCCCCTTTAGGTCCCACCTTGCTCCTGCCCCAGTCAGGAGCCTTGTGTTCCTCCCTGGTCCCAATCCCTGAGTCCTAGCCTACTCCCAGATTCTTATCTCATCCTCTATCCTGATCCTTACCCCcctttccttaatttcttctgCATTCAGTCCTGACTGCAGCTCCAAGACCTTTATAGTCTGAGCTCCCTGAGCCCTATTCATTCAATCCACGGTTACTGAGAAtgtgctatgtgccaggccttgGGCTGTGTGTCAGGAACCATCTAAAGGAGTCAGAGATGGTCTCTGTTCTCAGGGGACTCACAGTctggctccaagtctgttttcttGGTCCTATCCCATAGAAGTTTCCACTGCCCTTCTCCATCTCCTGGACCTCAATTCTTCCAatttcctgcctctcttctcccgagCCCCACCTGTAAGGGATGGCCCCACATTGATATAAAACACAAGGTGTGCTCAGCTTTGAGGAGAGgagtatttaaaagaaaattcctaGGTGGAGAGGCGCTGAGGAGCAGGCGATTTTCTTTCAGCAGCTCCTGTCTGGTGGCGGATGTTACGTGTGTTTCTTTAAACAAAGATGTAAAGAAATTTCCTCTTTAGTCAACGAGGCCAAATGGCCAAATCTTCGAGGCTGGCAATGGAAAGAGACTCTCCAAGTAGGGAGGGGTGGTTGTACCTTGAAGCCCTGAGTCCTGGAGTGATCGCACAGTGGTctggtggggtggaggggctgcTGTTTTCCTGTTAATGGTCTAGACAGGGATAACGGACCTTCCTCACTGGCTGTCAACCAGGGATGTTTGGAAGCAAGTGGAGGGAGAGGGTTTGTCTCAGTCAGTGACCGGGAGGTGCCTCTGGGGCGAAAGACCTGCAACGCACAGGACAGCTGGGGACCAAGTGCGTGTAGCTCTCCCATGAGAAGCACCGCGCAAGGTTCAGCATCTCTCTGAGATAAGGCTGAAACGTGGAAGCCTAATTTCATAAAGGAGTGAGGCAAGagcaaggaaataaaagcagagtCTTGTACAATTTACACACACCCGAGGGGAGGACGCTTGCTCTTCAGGCTGGGAGGCCCCAACCCACCCCTAGCTCTAAGCTCCTTCCTGTGGGAGCCCCAAACCTCTGACTAGGTGTGATGACACAGAAGAAATCTGTCCCTGAGAGGGAgactcccccctcctccccaactgTTAGACAGGGTTGAGACCTAGCTCTGCTGCTCCAAGAGGATAAATACGACACATTCCAGAATAGACAGTGGCACCTAGAGATTCCTTGAAGGGCAGAAGCAGGACAGGAGTGGGGTTGGATGGCATCTCAACAGCGAATCTGGCTATGTTTGGCGGGCCAGCCCACAGAGGCCACGTTTCTAGAGAAACCGGAGCCCAGCGGGAGATTTGCCCCAAGACCCCATTCCTGGCAGTTGGTCTCCAAAGCCCACAGTTCCCTGGTGAACCcctcctgactgcaccgcaccgGCAGGGGCAACATGGTGACTGACCTGCGGGAGCTAGCCCAGCTGCGGGACCTGCCCAAGCTTCGCGCCTTGGTGCTGCTGGACAACCCGTGCACAGATGAGAACGACTACCGCCAGGAGGCCCTGGTGCAGATAGCACAGCTCGAACGCCTGGACAAGGACTTCTATGATGAGGAGGAGCGGGCTGATGCCGATGAGATCCGTCAGAGgctgaaggaggagcaggagcaggaggctgagcctgagcccgagcccgagccagagccagagcctgaATCCGAACAGGACTAGTTATTGATCTAGCGGTTCTGGCCTCCAGGGATAGTAAGAaagtggggcagggaggcaggaagaggaggctggggtctgcagatggggaagaggaggagtggCCGTAGGAGGAGGGGGTGAAGAAGGCATAGCCAAGGagaaccctaaccctaaccctgggTTAGGAGCCAGGGGTGTCCCAGGGTCAGGAGAAGGAGCCAGaagggcctgggaggagctgaAAAAGGCCGAGGAGATACATCAGGAGGCCTAAAGAGTAAGTGAAAAGAATCCGGGTGGCAGGCAGAAGTGGTGGTGTGGGCTGGGCAGCCACACCTGACTCAGAGTGGAGATCAGCCGGAAAGGCTAGGCTGGGGCATGGTGAGGGGTGGGCTAGGGGCAGTGTATGAGGATGTGGGCTGGGTctaggggaggggaagaggggaagatcCTGTACAATTATCTGAAGCTAAAAATAACAGGACACAGgggcagaaggaagaaaggagggcagGGTGAGGCAGAAAGAGATGGAGGTGATGAGTCCAGGGAAGGGTGGCAGCTGGCACTCCAgatggggcaggggcagcagtGGGAGAGCAGCAGGGCCCAAAGGCTTGGCTTctgtccccttcctccaggagagCAAAGATGCTGGTCCCAAACTGAGAAGACTCCCAGTTACAGGAGCCACCACACGCACACCCCTCATCCGGAGCGGAGGCTGCCTTCTCCTGCCTCAGGCCTGGAAATCTATCACAGCCTGGCGCCCAGGATCTGTATGGGACACCTGGGCAGCGGTGCTTAGGCAGGGGGCAGCCTTCAGGCAGGTCTGCTGGGAGTCAGGCCTGGATGGGCCAAGGGGATGCTGCAAGAATAGGCTGTGGAGGAGCTTCGGAAGCGGCGGCCTGGGGTGTTAGGAACAGCTCGGTTTTCCAATAAAGAGACATTTTGATACTCTTGTGTCTGACCGGGTTTGTGAGACACTGAGTCTATGGTGGGCTTCACTGGCGTGAGGCTGAGACTGTTACTTTACTGGGGGTCGGTGTGTGGGTATGAATGCAGGTGGGCGGTGGGAGGCCAGGTCCTGAGtcgcccccagcccctcccccatcactctccccgagccctccccaccccaccccatcggTCCCCCACCCCCGTCGGTCCCCCACCCGCGCTCCTACGTGCGCCTCCGCCGGCGGCTCCTGACTCATCGGGGGCTCCGGGTCACATGCGCCCGCCCGGCCCTATCGGCGCCTCCTCTCGCCCGCCGCCCGGgagccgcagccgccgccgccgccactccCGCTCTCtctgcgccgccgccgccgccgccaccgccagcACCGCCGCCAGAGGCTGGGTCTGCAGCCCTGAGGTGAAGCCCCGGCGGAGCCCCGCGCCCCTCCGCCCCCTTCCCTCGCCGCTGCGCCCCCGCCCCTCTTCCCCTGCCTCGCGCATCCCTTGCCCCGCGGCGCTGCGCACCTGCTCCATCACCCGCGCCTCCCCGGCACCCCTCCTTCCCTGGCATCCCCGGCCGGTCGGTTTCAGGCTGTCGCCCCTTCCTCATTAGGGCGCCAGGCCTCTCCACACCTGTGTGTCTCTAACTGCGCCTTTCTCTACCcttgcctgccccctccccatgcccGTCTTCGCCTCTGTCGATGTTTTAAATTCATGGTCTCTCAGGACTGTGCATTTTTATCCTGGCATGTCCCTTGGCTTTGCATCGGGGAAATGTCTTCTCTCATCCTTCCTCAGCATCCCCAGACTTCCTCTAGACCCCctctctcccactcctcccccGCATTGCCTTCTCCCATTACGGTGCTGCTCTCCACTGCACGGGGAAGGGATGGGAGGCGGGGGGAATTTGCCTAGGGGTCGAGGGGAGGGCTGGCCCAGGTTTGCCTCTCCCCACGgatctctcctccccctcccttccgaCTGCAACCCCCAGAGACTGAGGACCCTCTCTCCAGACTTCTCTACTGTACATCTCTCCGGAAGAGGAGGGACGTACGTTTGGAGAGAGATTGGGACCCaggagtgggggctggggtgtTAAATTGGCTGAGATGGGGGCTCCGGAGGACAGGCCCCAGCTGTCCAGGCAACCCATGTTCTGGCTCCACGGAGACATGCAAGGCTGGCAGCCACACGGCTCTGAGGCGATCTGGGGGAACCCCACCGCCggctgctgctgcagctgccgAGGGGGCGAGGAAAccgctgcccctcccctcctcactgcGGTGTCCTCCCTTCTCGGCGTTTACTCTTACCCCGCCCCCCACCGCAGTGACCTCCCCTTCTTCACTGCTTTGACCTTCTCCTCTCCCCACGGCGGGGGGGATCCCTTCTACAGCCGACGGCCGcaacctgctcctccccacccccacccactgcaGTACCCACTTTCCcatccctcccagcctcccaccgTCCGGCCCCTCCCACTGATATCAGGCTCCACCCCTCTAAGCCTCTtagctttctccttccttcccttccacctAAGATCCCAGCCATCATGTCCATCGAGAAGATCTGGGCCCGGGAGATCCTGGACTCCCGTGGAAATCCCACGGTGGAGGTGGATCTCTACACTGCCAAAGGTAACGGGCAGGGCCTTCCCACAGCCCCCATGCTGGGTTGCcctggcctgggaggggaggcttCCCAGATTCCTGGTGGGGATGGGGTGCTGGGCCAGGCTCACAAGCCCGGACTGTGGGGGCTGGATCATTCCTGTCCAAGGGAACCAGGAGAGGCTGGCCTCTGGGTTCTAGTTTCTGCCTCTGCACTTCTGCGTGTgcactgtgtgtgtctgtgcgcgcgtgcgcactgtgtgtgtgtgtgtgtgtgtgtgtgtgtgtgcgcgcgtgtgcgtgcgcgcgcgcgcgcgttgCCTGCTTCATTTCCATGGGTTCCTGCTTATCCATGTGGCACCTCAGTTGGGCAGATGAAGAGGCCACTGCTTGTGCATCTGCCtctgtatgagtgtgtgtgtgtgtgtgtgtgttaaggagCAGTGTGGGAGAAGGCTGGATGTTGCAGGTGGTAATGTGGAGCTGGAAGGCTGAAGGAATCTCTGGTCCCTGTGGTGTCCTGTCTTCCTCCTCATTACACGTGCCCCTCCCAGGTCTTTTCCGGGCTGCAGTGCCCAGCGGAGCCTCCACTGGTATCTATGAGGCCCTGGAGCTAAGGGATGGGGACAAACAGCGTTACTTAGGCAAAGGTGAGGCCCTTTCTCTGTTCTGGGCTCTCGCATTCATCAGCGTTATATTCCTACCTCACACCAGTCCCCAGCCCTCTTCCTGCATGCCgtccccccacctttcccttctGGCTCCTCCTGGCTTGACCTGGCCTGGCCTCTCTACCTCTCCCCAGGTGTCATGAAGGCAGTGGACCACATCAACACCACCATCGCCCCGGCCCTCATCAGCTCAGTGAGGCCCACTCTTTGCTGGGGATGGCAGGACCAGAGTCCTGGAAGGGATCCTAGATTAGGGGAGggtgaagaaaagggagaaaggccCACCTCTTGGGatcatggttaccaagggaaggGTGCTCCTTGTTCCCATGGGGGTTCAGGTCCCCTAATCCAGACAGGCTGCTGTCGCAGGAACCTGGTTGGACCCTGGCTGGATGTGAGCCTGTGTGTGGATGGGGGTCCCCTCTATCTTAGGGTCCAGTCTCTATCCCAGCCTTGGGTGATGGAGGCTCTGTTTGCAGGGTCTCTGTGTGGTGGAACAGGAGAAGCTGGACAACTTGATGTTGGACTTGGATGGGACTGAGAACAAGTGTAAGCGGGGGCTGGGAGAAAGCGGGGGTGTGCAGGTGGGCATGAGAGGGGCAGACAGACAGGTGAAGGGCCAGTGCTGTGAGGGCTTCTTTGGAAGGACCAGCCCTTCCTGTGGCCTCCTCCCAAAGCCAGAGCAAGAGAAGATGAGTTGCCCTGCAGTGGGAGGGAGTGACATTAGACAGAAGGACAAACTCTGCAGCATAAGGAAGGGGGAGTTGGCAGCAGAAGTCTGTGGTCTCAGGGATGTTTAGGAATAATTACAGCTCTCCACCCTTTCCAGTcatccccgccccctgcccctgctATTTTCAGAAGAGGATGAATGAGGAGTTGCaggagtggagagggaggagggggtctCCTTTACTGGTTCCTTCTGGGGAGTATAGGTGGAGGCCAGGGCTAGAAGGGAAAGGGGACATGTTTGCTCAGTGCCTTCCTCTATAATCTCCTAGCCAAGTTTGGGGCCAACGCCATCCTGGGTGTGTCCCTGGCCGTGTGTAAGGCAGGGGCGGCGGAGCGGGAATTGCCCCTCTATCGCCACATTGCTCAGCTGGCTGGGAACTCAGACCTCATCCTGCCTGTGCCGGTGAGCACTGCCTCCTGCCTGTGCCTCTCCCAAGGGTGGgtagggagggagcaggggaccTTGCAAGGACCGATGGGAAGGAGGAAAGTGAATTGGGGCAGCTAAAGAGAAAGGATGGGGACAGGAGACCCTGAGTCTGGGCAGCTGGAGGAAGTCTGGGATCTTGGGTTGAGACTCCCAGGGGCAGAGAAGGAAGTGCTCTGTGACTTTTCCATCCTCTTGTGGCTCCCAGGCCTTCAATGTGATCAACGGTGGCTCTCATGCTGGGAACAAACTGGCCATGCAGGAGTTTATGATCCTCCCTGTGGGCGCCGAGAACTTTCGGGATGCCATGCGACTCGGGGCGGAGGTCTACCACACACTCAAGGGTGTCATCAAGGACAAGTATGGCAAGGATGCCACCAATGTGGGAGATGAAGGTGGTTTTGCCCCCAATATCCTGGAGAACAGTGAAGGTGAGGCCCGGAGCCGCACTCCCAGCTCTAAGTCTCACTCCATCCTGGGACATCAGGGAGGGCCACCCACTTCACCAAGTCCCAAGGAGGATGCAGGAGGGTCCATGAACTAACTCCAAGAGGTACCAGTCCTCGGAGTGGGTGCCAGAGGGCGTAACAAATTCACACGCAGGCCTAAAAGGACGGTCTTTACCTGCCCAGCCAGATCCGTTAGCATCTGTAAGTTCCCACTGGAGCCCCTGGCAGTGCCGGGAGGTCGTCTGTGGGATCCATCCCAGCCTTTAACTCTGATGGATTCTCAGTTTGATGAGATACACCAGACTCCAGGGAATACACTCCAAATGTGTCCCATTCCCACTCCAACCTCGTAGGCCTCTAggattcttaatttttctctacCCTGGGAGAAAACTTATAATGATGAGAACAATACAGACAGGTCATGGCTAAGAGTTAATGTTCTGGAGCCAAACTGCCTGGATTTGCATCTTGACTTAAAGAGTTCCTGGCTGGTGACCTTGCTCACTCGGTTGTGCTCTCTGTGCTTgtctttcttatctgtaaaatgggaaccaTAACAGTATCTACCTCTTAGCatcactgtgaggattaaacaagatcaTCTGTGTAAAGTGCTTAGGTGACACAGCCCTCAATAGATgacagctatttaaaaaaactattattaACAGCATCCCATTCCTCTGTCTTCCTTGAAGGTGGCCTGCTCGTCCCAGACCTTGGGATAACCCCAAAACCACCTCCACCAGATCTCTTCCCAGCCACAACCCTGCACCTCTGTTCTgaatttctttctgtctctcattccTCCTCATGCACCCTTCCTGCTGATGATCTCACTGTATTCCATCCCCAGCCTTGGAGCTGGTGAAGGAAGCCATTGACAAGGCTGGCTACACGGAAAAGATTGTCATTGGCATGGATGTCGCTGCCTCGGAGTTTTATCGTGATGGCAAATATGACTTGGACTTCAAGTCTCCTGCTGATCCTTCCCGATACATCACTGCGGACCAGCTGGGGGCTCTCTACCAGGACTTTGTCAGGGACTATCCTGGTGAGAGCAAGGGCTGGGGCtgagagggcagggggaggggaggggttagGCAGGGATGTGTTAGAGCAGCTCTGGACCTTAGGGGATGCTGCTTCAGGGGCCAGGTAGAGATGTCCTAAGAAAGCCCTGAGAACCAGAGACGGGTGAAGGAGCCTCCTGCAGGCTGGGCTTTGTCCATCGTGTAAATGTGCAGGGATCTGTGATGAATCTGTTCCATCTGCTTTGGATCCTGAGTAAAGTCACGAGCTCTGAAACTGCTGCTAGGGTCgtggggagggtgtggaaggAGCCAGGCACGGTGAGAGAGTGACCGGATCCGGCAGGGAACTAGCACAGTTCAGATTCTTTGATTGATACAACTGGGTGCTGAGTGGGGCTGGAGCCACGTGTGGCTAGAACAGGAGGCCGAGGGGGAGCTGAATCACCTGCTCCAGGTCTCCCGGGGCCTTTCACCCATGGATGGAGGCAGCTGGTTTACATCTTCCTGAGACCGAGCGAGAGAAAACAGACATAACTTGCAGAATGAAGGATTTAGAACAGCAACGAGGAAGGGCCTCCTggtagaaaatagaaaagtgCAAAGACAGATTGTGAGCAAGTTTCTAAATCTTTGTTTCTTCAAAGGTTTTAGGAAGAATCAAGATAAGAATCAGTCAAGGCAGGATTATTTCAGGGGGGCGGGAAGTGGGGGTGCGGAGGCGCAGTCGGCCAGGGGGTCTCATCTGTCCATTCAGGGAGTCAAAGTGGGGGTGCTCTGGCCTGACACAGAGCCCCCTCACCTCTTCCCCATAGTGGTCTCCATTGAGGACCCTTTTGACCAGGATGACTGGTCTGCCTGGTCGAAGTTCACGGCCAATGTGGGGATCCAGATTGTGGG
It encodes:
- the LRRC23 gene encoding leucine-rich repeat-containing protein 23 isoform X2, which encodes MSDEDLEDFEPDLDDLEREDDEKETEEWEDYRKEGEDFLEEWMPTPLTEDMMKDALSLLCKTGNGLAHAYVKLEVKERDLTDIYLLRSYIHLRYVDVSENHLTDLSPLNYLTHLLWLKADGNLLHTARLNELPYLQIASFAYNKITDTEGISHPRLASLDLKGNHIRVVTGLDPQKLISLHTLELRGNQLDSTLGINLPKLKNLFLESKDAGPKLRRLPVTGATTRTPLIRSGGCLLLPQAWKSITAWRPGSVWDTWAAVLRQGAAFRQVCWESGLDGPRGCCKNRLWRSFGSGGLGC
- the LRRC23 gene encoding leucine-rich repeat-containing protein 23 isoform X1, which produces MSDEDLEDFEPDLDDLEREDDEKETEEWEDYRKEGEDFLEEWMPTPLTEDMMKDALSLLCKTGNGLAHAYVKLEVKERDLTDIYLLRSYIHLRYVDVSENHLTDLSPLNYLTHLLWLKADGNLLHTARLNELPYLQIASFAYNKITDTEGISHPRLASLDLKGNHIRVVTGLDPQKLISLHTLELRGNQLDSTLGINLPKLKNLFLAQNMLKKVEGLENLSNLTTLHLRDNQIETLSGFSKEMKSLQYLNLRGNMVTDLRELAQLRDLPKLRALVLLDNPCTDENDYRQEALVQIAQLERLDKDFYDEEERADADEIRQRLKEEQEQEAEPEPEPEPEPEPESEQD
- the ENO2 gene encoding gamma-enolase isoform X1, whose amino-acid sequence is MSIEKIWAREILDSRGNPTVEVDLYTAKGLFRAAVPSGASTGIYEALELRDGDKQRYLGKGVMKAVDHINTTIAPALISSGLCVVEQEKLDNLMLDLDGTENKSKFGANAILGVSLAVCKAGAAERELPLYRHIAQLAGNSDLILPVPAFNVINGGSHAGNKLAMQEFMILPVGAENFRDAMRLGAEVYHTLKGVIKDKYGKDATNVGDEGGFAPNILENSEALELVKEAIDKAGYTEKIVIGMDVAASEFYRDGKYDLDFKSPADPSRYITADQLGALYQDFVRDYPVVSIEDPFDQDDWSAWSKFTANVGIQIVGDDLTVTNPKRIERAVEEKACNCLLLKVNQIGSVTEAIQACKLAQENGWGVMVSHRSGETEDTFIADLVVGLCTGQIKTGAPCRSERLAKYNQLMRIEEELGDEARFAGHNFRNPSVL
- the ENO2 gene encoding gamma-enolase isoform X2; the encoded protein is MSIEKIWAREILDSRGNPTVEVDLYTAKGLFRAAVPSGASTGIYEALELRDGDKQRYLGKGVMKAVDHINTTIAPALISSGLCVVEQEKLDNLMLDLDGTENKSKFGANAILGVSLAVCKAGAAERELPLYRHIAQLAGNSDLILPVPAFNVINGGSHAGNKLAMQEFMILPVGAENFRDAMRLGAEVYHTLKGVIKDKYGKDATNVGDEGGFAPNILENSEALELVKEAIDKAGYTEKIVIGMDVAASEFYRDGKYDLDFKSPADPSRYITADQLGALYQDFVRDYPVVSIEDPFDQDDWSAWSKFTANVGIQIVGDDLTVTNPKRIERAVEEKACNCLLLKVNQIGSVTEAIQASRLVPRAVPSVWLSTTNS